Proteins encoded by one window of Haematobia irritans isolate KBUSLIRL chromosome 2, ASM5000362v1, whole genome shotgun sequence:
- the LOC142223238 gene encoding uncharacterized protein LOC142223238, translated as MASVQDRFNAAVNVIKNLPKNGPYQPSPVMMLKFYGLFKQATEGPCNGKRPSFWDVIGKAKYDAWNGFKHLTKEQAMQQYVEGLQEIIETMSFTENVQNFVGSLQGLENINLDELEMIAPGMKQLAESHPSSPFSSRTNSPQHGSSSNIRVEEEPLANGHASLVEEISNDAQITEQPQPEPTKVPQPTLPENSFTNYSQFNGNVDPSDDEEYVDPFDIQHELNESIQHNNQILKQVQATVSRMNSDISSVNQRIFDLEKTVRDLKTAVTNSKLSISMEHKRKYPKWWHLKDISPLWFVLLILWPFIARRLGRMLANPKRK; from the exons ATGGCATCCGTTCAGGATCGTTTTAATGCAGCagtaaatgttataaaaaacttgCCGAAAAATGGTCCTTATCAGCCAAGTCCTGTTATGATGCTTAAATTCTACGGCCTATTTAAGCAGGCCACTGAAGGACCATGCAATGGGAAGAGACCTTCGTTTTGGGATGTTATTGGAAAAGCCAAGTATGACGCCTGGAATGGATTTAAACACTTAACGAAAGAGCAAGCTATGCAGCAATATGTCGAAGGACTTCAGGAAATCATAGAAACCATGTCCTTTAccgaaaatgttcaaaattttgttggtaGTCTGCAAGGCTTGGAGAATATCAATTTAGATGAACTTGAAATGATAGCTCCAGGAATGAAGCAATTGGCAGAATCACATCCAAGTTCACCATTTAGTTCGAGAACCAACAGCCCCCAACACGGATCCAGTAGTAACATTAGAGTCGAAGAAGAG cccCTTGCAAATGGACATGCGTCATTGGTGGAAGAAATTTCAAATGACGCACAAATAACAGAACAACCTCAACCCGAACCGACGAAGGTGCCACAACCAACACTTCCAGAAAATTCATTTACCAATTATTCACAATTCAATGGAAATGTTGATCCATCCGATGACGAAGAATATGTCGATCCGTTCGATATACAACACGAACTTAACGAATCGATTCAGCACAATAATCAAATTCTGAAACAAGTGCAAGCCACTGTATCAAGAATGAATTCGGATATATCATCTGTGAACCAACGTATTTTCGATTTAGAAAAAACTGTTCGGGATCTAAAGACAGCTGTAACCAATTCCAAACTATCAATTTCGATGGAGCACAAAAGAAAGTATCCTAAATGGTGGCATTTGAAGGACATATCACCTTTATGGTTTGTCTTGCTTATCTTATGGCCATTCATAGCTAGAAGATTAGGAAGAATGTTGGCGAATCCCAAACGAAAATGA
- the Marf1 gene encoding meiosis regulator and mRNA stability factor 1-like protein, whose amino-acid sequence MAERYYGLHPDDSSKMYMNYNVIQAQAPNQHLNSIVGMTNQEYDYLTNTPAYYTTTTSANGGSLDMNNNRASARYFNVGGGKQNVCSGTQNGQIYTNKVLPSSLMTKYTNAGSYMHGGTGGTIMATPHFSANDSNHHHTTGHYNTHHANTSYGYQRNRYMPYSRSTTTTTPPNVLAHNPHSATAITTCGALSSSSAFPNGYHQFATPIYQTCNPGVIQTFTSSAPMSSISVQQQTQLHPNSLASTIATTTHCNSSGQEFTYAHAVAASLAVSTPVVTTTVPTNDNKAISLATVVTTSGGTTSSGGPVITSTPYNSSGQTYATVSDPNDTVTLQITNLDYSMDEVSLRNFLLNQLKPITPVVSLTFEGSSYAKVTVPDLYFAKQVVSNLHRKKIGHKRMLVSYTRDSSLTEINTLRCQVAGLLKDVPCYTLPMYKFRELFQSRFKTSISVLDLYKMQDICLINADNNEEKFISLHPDLVNSLESSPLMEGLQHSVPYCTIHFKREQHKGWAEQEIEPLPNVFMTINEIQQIIHPLLKNHTGDIPVASLVHCIEGQLKVQITPNENGVNLEHLVCCVQGIQITVNNFGIKILGWLELNKENGQISTNNERSNLYTKNSISDPLYQISREVIELVKMSPKATMKFNRFIPAYHNHFGKQCRVADYGYTKLIELFEALSSVVQIMGDGENRQITLTHRTQIRRFTSDLLRVLRAHGNKSVLLSQLPTIFAQTQNRTFDVTDYGVCDIGDILDGLVNSNIVVVSTVQNGNDILISIPKRKQTSTELEKTCIFAGEVVELFSNAPQYTILFQKFVRSYHYHFGYQCRLSDYGFQKLADLMEAVHGVVEMELTNDEDKKIYLSAKVAQRIFAEQCEELISTNTGSAKTCMKWDDVVKLHKKKYGYQIQSQTLGVKDIIQALDLLPYVETFEKDDCTWIICHKADNAFRTLCYKASKHLLSHEAEILDHKDSKDLENSKNLLTLNDFIKNFNEKNNDDLTECTVRAMKHAIDIIMENDKTYVRLSTFMHFIMNIIRLLEQRSPMLLVDVKNAIDCSITTTFEFGYPNLFSVLSAYSDLFYVNVAVPLERSEVGLVGNAELRLAPYANQKHLFGSLKLPYNKQKTLRTTTRTPLSDHNSRNSNLNQEPPAKTRPIATDSVFNNISNSSSNLSANFRANNSSSFYHQTSKSLPSTTSSSYCSKSYSASSNTYNNSNNSSIYSTASQSSNNMMNSSGSYNKENSFNSSFIFNNSFSTSSNTSATYCDLNSSMNSLVNTMGCISQPPPTLHITNSIHLNQSMPSVYPTSKLWDRRHGNNFYQQQQQSAINANAGSVLPPLIMAPAPSQTLSMTAPVTSEATSGLYDLVNNIQMCPMLYEPPKPDTPPSENMPFWIDPIWKNNSNEKPKDDLLNIRLPELKALNVLPMLLSPYSLSKTENMKQVFNFESHDRKIA is encoded by the exons ATGGCAGAACGCTACTATGG CTTGCATCCCGATGATTCttccaaaatgtacatgaattaCAATGTTATACAGGCGCAGGCGCCAAACCAACATTTAAATAGTATAGTGGGCATGACTAACCAAGAATATGACTATCTTACGAATACGCCAGCCTATTACACGACAACGACATCTGCAAATGGTGGTAGCTTGGATATGAATAACAATAGAGCATCAGCACGATATTTCAATGTGGGAGGTGGTAAGCAGAATGTTTGTAGTGGCACTCAAAACGGTCAAATTTACACTAACAAAGTATTACCCTCGTCGCTGATGACTAAATATACCAATGCAGGAAGTTATATGCATGGTGGTACTGGTGGTAccattatggcaactccgcatTTTTCTGCAAATGATTCCAATCACCATCACACTACGGGACACTATAATACCCATCACGCAAACACATCCTATGGATATCAAAGAAACCGTTATATGCCTTACAGTCgatctactactactactactcctCCTAATGTCTTAGCACATAATCCACATTCCGCAACAGCTATTACAACATGTGGTGCATTGTCgtcttcttcagcttttccaaatggataccATCAATTTGCAACACCCATCTATCAGACATGTAATCCCGGTGTTATTCAAACTTTTACATCATCCGCACCAATGAGCTCTATATCTGTTCAGCAACAAACTCAATTACACCCGAACTCGTTGGCGTCCACAATAGCTACCACAACGCATTGCAATAGCAGTGGACAAGAGTTTACTTATGCCCATGCTGTTGCTGCCTCACTGGCAGTTTCAACTCCAGTGGTCACCACCACGGTTCCCACAAATGATAATAAGGCCATTTCACTCGCCACTGTTGTTACAACATCGGGGGGAACAACTTCATCGGGCGGTCCAGTTATAACATCTACACCATACAATAGCTCCGGTCAAACATATGCTACTGTTAGTGATCCAAATGATACAGTCACTTTGCAAATTACTAACTTGGACTACTCCATGGATGAGGTTAGTCTGAGAAACTTTCTGTTAAACCAACTTAAGCCCATAACTCCCGTGGTATCTCTCACGTTCGAGGGTAGCTCCTATGCaaaagtcactgttcccgacttatat TTTGCCAAACAAGTTGTCTCCAATTTACATCGCAAGAAAATTGGTCACAAACGCATGTTGGTGTCTTATACCAGAGACTcttcgttgactgaaattaatacGTTGAGATGTCAAGTGGCTGGTCTACtgaag GATGTTCCTTgttatactctcccaatgtaTAAGTTCCGAGAACTGTTTCAGTCACGTTTTAAAACATCAATCAGTGTTTTGGATCTCTATAAAATGCAAGATATATGCCTTATTAATGCCGACAATAACGAAGAAAAATTCATAAGCCTTCATCCCGATTTGGTTAATTCTCTGGAAAGTTCTCCTCTTATGGAAGGTCTACAGCACAGTGTACCCTATTGTACCATACATTTTAAAAGAGAACAACACAAAGGTTGGGCTGAACAAGAAATTGAACCACTACCCAATGTGTTCATGACCATAAATGAAATTCAACAGATCATCCACCCACTATTGAAAAATCACACTGGTGACATACCAGTTGCATCGCTAGTCCATTGCATTGAAGGACAATTAAAAGTTCAAATCACACCCAATGAGAACGGCGTGAATTTAGAACATTTAGTTTGCTGCGTCCAGGGCATACAAATCACAGTAAATaattttggtataaaaattttgggttGGCTAGAATTGAATAAGGAAAATggtcaaatttcgacgaacaatGAAAGATCAAACCTATATACGAAAAATTCCATATCAGATCCCCTGTATCAAATTTCACGAGAAGTGattgaattggtaaaaatgTCTCCAAAAGCCACAATGAAATTTAATCGTTTCATTCCAGCCTATCACAATCATTTTGGAAAACAATGTCGCGTAGCTGATTATGGATATACAAAATTAATAGAGCTCTTCGAAGCACTTTCATCGGTTGTTCAGATAATGGGCGATGGAGAAAATCGTCAAATCACTCTGACACATCGCACACAAATACGACGTTTTACATCGGACCTTTTACGAGTGTTGAGAGCCCATGGCAATAAATCTGTTCTACTGTCCCAATTACCcacaatttttgcacagactCAAAATAGAACATTTGATGTTACAGATTATGGAGTTTGCGACATTGGCGATATTTTGGATGGGTTAGTTAATTCCAATATTGTTGTAGTGTCAACTGTGCAAAATGGCAACGATATATTGATATCAATACCAAAACGCAAGCAAACATCTACCGAATTGGAAAAGACCTGCATATTTGCCGGAGAAGTTGTGGAATTATTTAGCAATGCTCCTCAATACACgattctttttcaaaaatttgtacgtTCTTATCACTATCACTTTGGATACCAGTGTCGTTTAAGCGACTATGGCTTCCAGAAGCTGGCCGACTTAATGGAAGCTGTACACGGTGTTGTGGAGATGGAATTAACAAATGATGAAGATAAGAAAATCTATCTAAGTGCCAAAGTGGCACAACGAATATTTGCAGAACAGTGTGAAGAACTGATATCAACTAACACAG GTTCGGCGAAAACCTGCATGAAATGGGATGACGTTGTTAAGCTTCATAAGAAGAAATACGGCTACCAAATTCAATCGCAAACTCTGGGCGTAAAGGATATTATACAAGCTCTAGATCTACTACCATATGTTGAG ACTTTCGAAAAGGATGATTGTACATGGATTATATGCCACAAAGCAGATAATGCATTTCGTACTTTGTGCTACAAAGCGAGTAAACATTTGCTTTCTCATGAAGCAGAAATCCTCGATCACAAGGACTCAAAAGATCTGGAAAATAGTAAAAACCTTCTAACACTAAACGACTTTATAAAGAACTTTAACGAAAAGAACAATGATGACCTAACTGAATGCACCGTTCGAGCGATGAAACATGCTATAGAT ATAATTATGGAAAATGATAAAACCTATGTGCGATTATCAACATTTATGCACTTCATTATGAATATTATACGTTTACTGGAGCAACGTTCACCCATGCTGTTGGTTGATGTGAAGAATGCCATTGATTGTTCCATAACTACAACATTTGAATTTGGTTATCCCAATTTGTTTTCTGTACTTTCTGCATATTcagatttattttatgttaatgTTGCAGTACCACTAGAGAGATCCGAAGTTGGCCTTGTGGGCAATGCCGAAC TACGTTTAGCACCTTATGCCAACCAAAAGCATTTATTTGGTTCATTGAAATTGCCTTATAATAAACAGAAAACTTTACGTACAACAACGCGAACACCGCTAAGTGATCATAACAGTCGAAACTCTAATCTAAATCAAGAGCCTCCAGCTAAAACTCGACCAATAGCAACTGACAGCGTCTTCAACAACATTTCCAATTCATCATCCAATTTATCGGCCAACTTCCGAGCGAACAATTCTAGTTCATTTTACCACCAAACGTCAAAATCTTTACCATCTACTACATCCTCATCGTATTGCTCAAAGAGTTATTCTGCATCATCTAACACATACAATAACAGTAATAACTCTTCCATTTATTCCACGGCCTCACAAAGTTCCAACAATATGATGAATTCAAGTGGTTCCTATAATAAAGAAAACTCATTCAATTCATCGTTTATATTCAATAATTCATTTAGTACTTCATCAAACACATCGGCAACATATTGCGATTTGAACTCAAGCATGAATAGTCTAGTTAATACAATGGGTTGCATTTCACAACCACCACCAACTCTTCATATCACCAATTCGATACATTTAAATCAATCCATGCCGTCCGTTTATCCCACATCCAAACTATGGGACAGGCGACATGGTAATAATTTCTATCAACAGCAACAGCAATCCGCTATAAATGCAAATGCTGGATCAGTTTTGCCACCACTTATTATGGCACCAGCACCGTCACAAACATTAAGCATGACTGCTCCAGTTACATCAGAAGCCACATCTGGTCTCTATGATTTGGTGAACAATATTCAGATGTGTCCAATGCTATACGAACCTCCAAAGCCAGATACTCCACCCTCTGAA AATATGCCATTTTGGATTGATCCCATATGGAAAAATAATAGTAATGAAAAACCCAAAGATGATTTG CTTAATATACGCCTTCCTGAACTGAAAGCTCTTAACGTTTTGCCAATGTTATTGTCCCCTTATAGCCTTTCTAAAACGGAAAACATGAAACAAGTTTTCAATTTCGAGTCCCACGATAGAAAAATTGCataa
- the Prx6a gene encoding peroxiredoxin 6a, producing the protein MNIGELFPNFQAETNQGSIDFYEWMEDSWAILFSHPADYTPVCTTELARVAQLLPEFKKRNVKPIALSIDTVDSHNGWIEDIKSYGKLPSFDYPIIADAKRVLALKLNMLDKDELNSDGIPLTCRAVFIIDNAKKLRLSILYPATTGRNFDEILRVIDSMQLTTNKYVATPADWKQGGTCMILPTVSEQACVDKFPSGYKTIDVPSGKKYLRETPQP; encoded by the exons ATGAATATAGGCGAactatttccaaattttcaagcTGAAACAAACCAAGGAAGCATAGACTTCTATGAGTGGATGGAGGATTC ATGGGCCATATTGTTCTCTCATCCCGCTGATTACACACCCGTATGTACTACGGAGTTAGCACGTGTTGCTCAACTATTACCCG AATTTAAAAAACGTAATGTTAAACCGATTGCTTTATCTATTGATACTGTGGACTCTCACAATGGATGGATTGAAGATATAAAATCGTACGGAA AGCTTCCATCTTTCGATTATCCCATTATTGCGGATGCCAAGCGAGTACTAGCACTCAAGTTAAATATGTTGGATAAAGACGAACTAAATTCTGATGGCATACCTCTAACATGTCGTGCGGTATTCATTATAGATAATGCTAAGAAATTGCGCTTATCCATTTTATATCCTGCTACAACTGGTAGAAATTTTGA CGAAATTTTGAGAGTGATTGACTCGATGCAGCTAACAACTAATAAATATGTGGCTACCCCTGCTGATTGGAAG CAAGGAGGAACTTGTATGATATTGCCTACGGTCTCGGAACAGGCATGTGTTGATAAATTCCCCAGTGGCTATAAAACAATTGATGTTCCATCAGGAAAGAAATATCTGCGCGAAACACCCCAACCATGA
- the colt gene encoding carnitine/acylcarnitine carrier protein colt, mitochondrial produces the protein MSDSGKTEKKANPAKSFLSGGFGGICTVISGHPLDTIKVRLQTMPRTGPGEAPLYKGTFDCAAKTIKNEGFLGLYKGMSAPIVGVAPIFALCFAGYALGKRVQQTEGNTKLNGRQVFVAGSFSGLLSTIITAPGERIKCLLQIQQASKGAEKKYNGMLDCASKLYKEGGLRSIYKGSCATLLRDLPANGVYFLAYEWIQEAAKKRTGSDSVSLTVTLFAGGSAGIAYWLVGMPADVLKSRLQTAPEGTYKSGIRSVFKELMVKDGPLALYRGITPIMIRAFPANAACFFGIELANKFFDKFFPNF, from the exons atgtcagaTTCTGGGAAAACTGAGAAAAAGGCTAATCCCGCAAAGTCTTTCTTGAGCGGAGGTTTTGGTGGAATTTGTACAGTAATTTCTGGCCACCCTTTGGACACAATTAAG GTTCGTTTACAAACTATGCCCCGTACTGGTCCAGGTGAAGCCCCATTGTACAAAGGCACTTTTGATTGTGCagcaaaaactataaaaaatgaaGGTTTTCTGGGCCTATATAAAGGAATGTCCGCACCAATTGTGGGTGTAGCTCCTATTTTTGCTCTCTGCTTTGCTGGTTATGCACTTGGAAAACGAGTTCAACAGACTGAAGggaatacaaaattaaatggtcgGCAAGTGTTTGTAGCTGGTTCATTTTCGGGATTACTCTCTACAATCATTACCGCTCCAGGTGAGCGAATCAAGTGCCTACTACAAATTCAACAGGCTTCAAAAGGAGCTGAGAAGAAATACAATGGAATGCTAGATTGCGCATCGAAATTATATAAAGAAGGAGGTTTGCGTTCAATATATAAAGGAAGCTGTGCTACTTTGTTGAGAG ATCTACCTGCCAATGGTGTATACTTTTTGGCCTACGAATGGATACAGGAGGCCGCTAAGAAACGTACAGGCAGTGATAGTGTTTCATTGACGGTAACACTCTTTGCTGGAGGTTCTGCTGGAATTGCATATTGGCTAGTTGGCATGCCGGCTGATGTATTAAAGAGTCGTTTGCAAACTG CTCCGGAAGGCACATATAAGAGTGGAATTCGTAGTGTATTCAAAGAGTTAATGGTGAAAGATGGTCCTTTAGCTTTGTATCGTGGTATTACACCCATAATGATTCGTGCCTTCCCAGCCAATGCTGCCTGTTTCTTTGGAATTGAACTTGCGAACAAgttctttgacaaatttttcccgaATTTCTAG
- the LOC142223241 gene encoding uncharacterized protein LOC142223241: MKVFAVVTTLMFIEASQAYRESFRRNDYIKHNNHKPKYDENRGNRILYNTNRYQEIHNKYQELDDDGIEALYNKPETEIKSDSHPTIEVDTLFCPQGCVCQYAHLSDLPISHWINNMQQKFSSSKDNSITETPDEQDLINNNESNYGGDLSYLDNPFIKQSTCIIQEDTDTEKLINSLPHDIQALVLLYTGIGRNKTVNTSILKPLNQLMTLEVRGSQDRGLRLILDSPLHFLKHANFESITLLGSEIVKRPNNFVHPKEVFNYKPNIELLNSMELIEEDINTKHYDRKLLVELQQQEQEELEIVPYEVYIEEVKKAKMPTFYGWQRLEVLRIQACGMQELSWEMFMGLDELQHLSLERNNIQVVPPFALSGATQLKTLSLAHNAIYDLHYRNLAGLFELQVLDLSDNRLTKLTELSFPPLPKLEQVDFRNNPIRYIFPASFWVMNNTREMFFGSHEVPLELWGNQPFKKLTQLTTLEINNVSINSLEQNIFKDLVSLQKLKLRGEINSLEYDAFSGFSELSELDLSNCQINVISMDAFIGCKRLRIVNLSYNNISYIPPGLFEDLPNLEEVFLNSNHLRTLPKSFFQQRKLMLARLSENPWKCSCDMANWKAKVTNQERVPSIERCINDYFSGKKLSCRKFSNYKFNKQLAPRCENVNGRSVYYVLRKQLQCGTKYIQMKAKNSSNHRLPHWRKLEERERIAKKNHENNNPLTNRMIWQLQRQDKVKATLRNIHENSLDYQIINVLNNTRTESTAAEIQNDI; the protein is encoded by the exons atgAAGGTGTttgctgttgttaccacacttaTGTTTATT GAAGCATCGCAAGCCTATCGCGAGAGTTTTAGAAGAAACGATTACATAAAACATAATAACCACAAACCCAAATATGACGAAAACCGGGGAAATCGGATTTTATACAATACCAACAGATATCAGGAAATTCACAATAAATATCAAGAACTCGACGATGACGGCATTGAGGCATTATATAATAAACCGGAAACAGAAATTAAATCCGATTCACATCCAACAATCGAAGTGGACACATTGTTTTGTCCTCAGGGATGTGTTTGCCAATATGCCCATTTATCAGATTTACCTATATCACATTGGATAAACAATATGCAACAAAAGTTTTCATCTTCCAAGGACAATAGTATAACAGAAACACCGGATGAACAAGACTTAATTAACAATAATGAGTCAAACTATGGAGGCGATTTAAGTTATCTGGATAATCCTTTCATAAAACAATCGACTTGCATAATACAAGAAGACACCGATACAGAAAAACTAATAAACTCTTTGCCACATGATATTCAAGCGCTAGTTTTATTATATACAGGGATCGGAAGAAATAAGACAG TGAACACAAGCATTTTGAAGCCTCTAAATCAATTGATGACGTTGGAAGTAAGGGGTTCGCAAGATAGGGGCCTACGTCTGATATTGGATTCACCATTGCACTTTTTGAAACATgccaattttgagtctataaccCTATTGGGTTCGGAAATTGTAAAAAGGCCCAACAATTTTGTCCATCCTAAAGAAGTGTTTAATTACAAaccaaatattgaactattaaaTAGCATGGAATTGATTGAAGAGGATATCAATACGAAACACTATGATCGTAAATTATTGGTGGAATTACAACAGCAAGAACAAGAAGAACTGGAAATTGTACCATATGAAGTTTATATTGAGGAAgtgaaaaaagctaaaatgcCCACATTTTATGGTTGGCAACGTTTGGAAGTTCTCCGAATACAAGCATGTGGCATGCAAGAATTATCTTGGGAAATGTTTATGGGATTAGACGAACTGCAACATCTATCACTGGAAAGAAATAACATACAAGTGGTACCACCATTCGCGTTATCGGGCGCCACACAATTGAAAACCTTATCACTGGCACACAACGCCATATATGACTTACACTATCGGAATTTAGCCGGCTTATTTGAATTACAAGTTTTGGATTTAAGCGATAATCGCTTGACTAAACTAACTGAGTTAAGCTTTCCGCCCTTGCCCAAATTGGAACAAGTTGATTTTCGCAACAATCCCATCCGTTACATATTTCCAGCAAGTTTCTGGGTCATGAATAACACAAGAGAAATGTTTTTTGGTTCTCACGAGGTGCCCTTAGAACTTTGGGGCAATCAGCCATTTAAGAAACTTACACAACTAACCACATTGGAAATAAATAACGTATCCATAAATAGCctagaacaaaatattttcaag GATTTAGTGTCGTTGCAGAAATTAAAACTTCGGGGCGAAATAAATTCTCTTGAGTATGATGCTTTTTCGGGATTTTCTGAGTTATCGGAATTAGATTTGTCCAATTGTCAAATCAATGTAATCTCAATGGACGCATTTATAGGCTGCAAACGCTTACGTATCGTCAATTTATCCTATAACAACATAAGCTATATACCACCAGGATTATTTGAGGATTTGCCGAATCTCGAAGAAGTCTTTTTGAATAGTAATCACTTAAGGACGCTCCCTAAATCATTCTTTCAACAGAGGAAATTGATGTTGGCCCGTCTTTCTGAAAATCCTTGGAAATGCTCATGCGACATGGCTAATTGGAAGGCTAAAGTTACAAATCAAGAAAGAGTTCCTTCGATTGAGAGATGTATTAATGACTATTTTTCTGGTAAAAAGTTGTCTTGTCGCAAATTTAGTAACtacaaatttaataaacaaCTTGCTCCGAGATGTGAAAATGTCAATGGACGCAGTGTTTATTATGTTCTTAGGAAACAGTTGCAATGTGGCACTAAATACATACAGATGAAAGCTAAAAATTCCTCAAACCACAGACTTCCCCATTGGCGCAAACTTGAAGAAAGAGAACGCATTGCCAAAAAGAATCACGAGAATAATAATCCTTTGACAAATCGTATGATATGGCAATTGCAAAGGCAAGACAAAGTGAAAGCTACCTTAAGAAATATCCATGAAAATTCTTTAGATTATCAAATTATTAATGTGCTGAACAATACAAGAACGGAGAGCACAGCAGCAGAGATACAGAATGACATTTGA